The genomic DNA aacttatctatatatatatatatatatatatatatatattttaaaaattaacatgtAAAAAGAATTTTGGATCCTTGGACCCTGTTCTCTTGCGCCCCCGGCACATGTGCTAAGCCGGGCCTGCCCCTACTGCACAACTGTCTTACTACTTTACGTAGGTTGTCATGAGCCGGCGAGACTAGAGGTTATGGACCCGTCTATCGACAATGATTATTCTCTCATTTCGCTATGTGCTCGTGGATGTAGCTCCGATTTACATTTGGCTCCCATGTGGCAAGTTGTCCTACAACTCTTGTCTCCGACAATTTGTATTAAACTTTTGAGTTTAACGAAACTCCCAAatcttgtaattattttttctgataaatgaaaacaagcatttgcacaacaacaaaaaaggaaaaatcctACTAGATCCGAAGACAATTGGATGGTTTGACTATCCTcttctatctttcttttttttttttcatttagaaaCAGAAATcatgataaaaagaaaatggtatGATATGAtcgccaaaaaaaagaaaatggtatgATATACTTCTACCGAGGTTTAGAATGGATAGTTCGGTAAAACTATGCTAATTAATTCACATgtgttaaatatttttcattctcCCGAGTGTGTTAGATTACAAATTGTACGCTACAGTTTGGACAAGTATCCTCCCGATCGAGGTTACGGGGTCAACTTATAGTAGTGTATATGGCCACCTTTTGTCTATCCCATACCACTATAGAATTAAAGGCAAGACGAACTAAATATTTTCAGTCGTACTAGTACGTATTTAAATTTCATGATGAATTTTGCATGTTTCACGTTTTCTACGGTCCACACCATAGAGACACATCGTTATTCGAGCTCGATCAGTCTATTCATTTGTGCTATACGCAAATTAAAGAAcgtataatattaaaaatcttcTTGGATTTGGCATTTGAAGAGTcgataaatatttaattttatagaaaagTCAGTAGATATTTTCCTCTTTTAATGTTATAGATCTTCTTTTGAACTTGTATTCTGTGTCTCACGCATATAACGCcaattcccttttctttttttcgttctTTGATTTGACTTTCGACTATCCCGCAACTAGAACGCTGTTGGATTTTCGGTTGGTGCATCCTTAAAAGACATGCAATATGAACACCATAACTCGATGGTCGGACGAACGTATTGCTAACAATCTTGAAGATTTTGGAAACTATTTGACAGTAAAATTAACAGTCTTTGCTCCATACAGGGGAAATGAAAGTATAATTCCTTCAGATCCTTCCAcatgttcaatctttttttcgaATTTAAAGGTAGAtcaaactatatttttaaattgatatactaaaagtctaaaacaatATGAATCTTTTTCATATGTAAATATAGGTTAATATCTTATaaacctaattttttatttCCGTTAATATTATTTAGCTTTAAATCAAGAAAACTGTTTAACAATATCTTCTCCatttaaatcaagaaaattatattgttaatttatagcatataaacaaaaaaaaattacagactggtaaaattaaagttttgcaggttttaaaattatatctcACATAATAATGATACAATTTAACGTGATTCAATTGAGTTGGGAATACTTTTGATACTATCTCTAACAATTTTTGCTTACATGTATTTTATCACTAGATTATCATACTTTCTCATTTAAAAATTGAGTATAAATCTCTGTAATTTTTGGCCAATTAtataagaatcacttaaactcGCAGTTATGAAAGTGAATCAAGCGATAAcacttttaaaacttaaaactactCTCTTTATTCGttgattaaaaaggaaaaattaccAAAAGCCAATAACTTAACAAGTAAAGATTTCAGGCAAAAGTCTAGATGTTGCTGGCTTGAATTGTTCTTAACACCACACCATATAACTTGCTTTGGTCTCGGATCCCAAAAGATGTTGGGTCATATGTCCAAAACCtgttatcaaaataaaaaatttgaataaacaaaatttttccaATTCTTTATTTCTAATATCGACAGTTTTCTATGTTTCTCGATAACAATTTATTTACTTCTACTTACAGATCAATCCTCCTACCTCACAGTCACGACCAACTACTCTAGtgtcttttttatatttaattaatttgttactttttttttttagtatctcTTCTTTTCTGCCATTTGAAACAGAAAAGAGATTCGTTACGACTGACTTATCCGAAACAACCAAATAGACTTTATCACTTTCTAAGCAGAACTTATATAGTTATTTGATTTTCCAAAGATGGACGAACACGAAGGTTCTGTTTTGTGATACACCATTTATTGTAACAACTAAAACATGGCAATTTTATGCTAAATTATACAGTAAATCTTGTTTCAACTACAATTtgcaataaacaaaaaataattacatcATCATAAATCtccagatcaaaccaaaatattgtGGGAGAAAAATGATTATTCTGAGAAGTACAAAGGTGCAAGTTGTAACGACCCGGAACCGCCGGGTCAGGGTGTTTTAGAAATGACCGATGCCAATATATAGGTCACTTCAGAGAGCATCCCGATGAAGCGCTTTTGACGATGGCTTTGAAAATGACTTCCCCGTACAGATGAGAGGGCCGGTCCTTCTAACCAGAAGCGGCGGAGGATGAGACACAATTGAAGAAAATGTGTGGAGGAGACCTAAATATTtctggaacaaaaaaaaatatcaacgaATAACATTTGATTAGGTTTTTACGTTGAATTgagttttgttaatttgattAGGTTGAAGTGATATACactatgtaaatttatatatggaaGGATCCACGACGACATTAACATATTGTAGATTACTACACTacgaatattatttttaatgttttataattaactaataaaatatatatggaaattaaaacaaagatatCGGTAAAGATACTGGACAATTTTTGACGAGATacacatatctatatatatatatatatatatatattttaagtttcagtattgttttctgatttgttttttttttgacaatttttgtGAGGTGAGAACGAGATAAACGCATAATGATACATTTCTACGTGATATCTGTGATCACATGGGGATGTAGTATAATTCCTTGTATGCATTTATTAATTGGAAGACCAGGCGAGGAGTTGACCCTTCGTATGATAGAGGAGTAGACcattaaaatattcaaactatACACACTTTTCACATTCTTACATTTAAACTCAATAGGCATACTCGCTTCCTCTATATAAACACAACCGGATTAGTGACCCATACATTATAACACACAATCTTAAAGACTATCCTCCTAGACNaaaaaaaaaaaaaaaaaaaaaaaaaaaaaaaacaagtacaagaacAATGAAGTCCTCTTACGGTTCTTTCTCTGATGATCTCCACGGTTTGGTCAGTGAGATCAAGAAAGAAATACAGTTGTCCAACATTAATCTTGATCCTTACTCATTTGTCTCTCCTTCCGCCTACGACACGGCTTGGTTATCCATGATCGAAGAAGACAACAACGTAGGTGATGATGAGCTTAAACCGATGTTCCAAGATTGTCTAGACTGGATTATGTGCAATCAAAACTCAAGAGAAGGTTTCTGGGGAAACTCCGGTGGTTATACTCAAATGGCTGATGCCGAAGCCGAAGACGGCGAAGATGACATGTACATTCTCACCTCTACTCTTGCTTGTGTTGTAGCACTTCACAAATGGAATATTGGGTATTTTCATCTCCAGAAAGGTGCGTAATTAGCTTTTTGACTTTGTATTTTTGTGGCTCTTTGAAAAACGTTTGTACATGTAAAACGTAGCTCACTACGTAAGCAGACTCCGACACGGTTGGTCTACTGCGTAAGCATTTATCAAAAAATCTCATTACGTAAGCATCACATGCATGGCCCATGCGTTATTCACGtgataatatatacaaaatacgtcttttttctttttggtcaagtaAAATACGTCTTTGGTTTATTGTTCCAGCGAAAATCATATACTTGTGGTTTATCacgtgtttctttttgtttgttttatatgcTTTTGTTAAGCTGATAGTGAACATACAAGAGTACTCACACGCTAACAAACGGCCATTTCTTTTCAGCCGTATGCATGGTGTTTACATCAATATTAATTTAACAGTGTTAACgactttttaattaaaagtggTTAAGGTTATCTTATACTTATACATGTGGGTCATAACTAAATAGAATCTTACTTATTTCAGTTCACTTTCATCGTCATCTTGtaaatgaaacaattttttactaactactttactttttttttttactagggAGAGGATATATCGAACGAAGTACGGAGATGATAATTGGGAAACAGATCCACGAAANNNNNNNNNNNNNNNNNNNNNNNNNNNNNNNNNNNNNNNNNNNNNNNNNNNNNNNNNNNNGTTTCAAACTTTTAATTTGGGAGAAAtatgtttcaaacttttttctctGCCACATATAGATCGGGGTCAAAGTTTGAGCTCTATCTACTTAATATGATAGTTCTGGGTAAGGGGGAAATAACATGTCACCTATTTATAATTTAGATCccataaaaataagataatttatgggGTATTGTGTTGTTGGCAACAGACTGCATAGTTCATATAGCGACAAAGTAATTTATCTTGCTGCAAGAAATTTCGAGTTTCAACAAGCCAAATATCGACGCGAGCTGGAGGAATTGACAATGTAAGTAGACTTTAACTAGTTTACACTGCATAGTAATCGTAATAACAAAAGAGATTTCAGTATAGGAAACTAGCCTTTTGGTATACAAACTACACTCCATGAAGTGATATATACCTAACAATAGCGATTTGAGACAGGTGGGTAAAGAAATGGGGACTTAGTGATATTGGTTTCGGTAGAGAGAAGACAACATATTGTTACTTTGCAACTGTCACTTCGTTGCCCTATGAATATGCCATCAAACTTGGTAAGCTTACAGCAAAGAGTGCCATCCTCATCACAGTTGCCGATGATTTCTTTGATGAAGAAGGTTCTTTCAAAGATTTGGAAGCTCTAACGAAAGCAGTCTTaaggtaaattattatttaaaattaagttaTGCTAGCTGGCGTGATTAGAACATACCTGGAGATAAGCTATTGATCCATTGATTCTGAGAATATTAAGAACACTAAGATAATCccaatttactttttaatttataaagaaaaaaaactatagaaattAAACTATTAGCTTGAACTGATTGAGATCTCTGTAAATTCATGAGAAAGAATGATAGAGAAATAagaaattcatttaaaaaaccaaaaaagaatgaTAGAGAAAATACTATCTTTTCAGCTGTTTTATtagtcattaaaaaaaaacagcttcaTAAAATCAAAAGCCATATtgactattttaaaaaaaaaaatgaaaaaagaactCTAGAAAACCGCACATGGGATAATTAGTAAAGTAAAGGGtaataatgtaatataaattaTGGATAATAAGCAGAATTTTACGTTTCATAAGcacttaattattttgttgattctaATTGATTCGATTATTGTTTACGATATAAATGATAGATGGGAAGGAAATGAGCTTAAAGGTTACGGCAAGATCATTTTTAAAGCACTTGATGATATTGTAAGTGAAACTGCAGATACTTGTCGTAAGCATCACGGAACCGACATAATCGTCCATCTTCGCAACATCGTATGTCTCTTTAATTACTCGACccaatccataaaaaaaaaaaaagggcaaaaGCATACATTTTTGAAGGAAATGACATATCTTTCGACAAAATTTAGGTTCACGCGCgtgttaaaaagagaaaaaagaaaaaaaaaatcaatttattaagCGTCAACTAAGGATTATTATATATTGGTCTCTGTTAATCTgttataactatatatgtagtGGGGTGAAACATTTGAGTCATGGCTACGTGAAGCTGAATGGAGTAAGAAGGGACACACACCTCCCATGGAAGAATATATTCGAAACGGAATGATCTCAATCGCAGCACACACCGTTGCTCTTTCCATATCATATATCGTAGATCCTTGTTTTTCCCAAGACAAACTCAAACCCGGGAATTACGATAATATGACAACATTGCTCATGATCATACCTCGACTCTTAAATGATCTACAAAGTTATCAGGTGATTcaacgtttttttttgggggtctagtcaattgaaattaatttaaggGGGTTAATCCTGTGACTTGGATAGTGTGAGGTTAAAAgaataaatttctaattttttattctcACTCTTGTACTTAAAAGATCAAATTTGTCATGCAACGTTATTTTGCAGAAGGAACGAGAACAAGGGAAGATCAATTCCGTGCTGCTCCACTTGAAGAATCATCCAGACCTCGAGATTGAGGATTCGATCGCTCATATCGAAAAGATAATCGATTCGAAAAGGAAAGAGTTACTGGAGCATGTACTAGTAGATGGACTAAGTGATTTACCAAAACCATGCAAAGAGATTCACCTGTCTTGTTGTAAAGTCTTCGAGATGTTTTTTAACAAGAAGAACCGNNNNNNNNNNNNNNNNNNNNNNNNNNNNNNNNNNNNNNNNNNNNNNNNNNNNNNNNNNNNNNNNNNNNNNNNNNNNNNNNNNNNNNNNNNNNNNNNNNNNNNNNNNNNNNNNNNNNNNNNNNNNNNNNNNNNNNNNNNNNNNNNNNNNNNNNNNNNNNNNNNNNNNNNNNNNNNNNNNNNNNNNNNNNNNNNNNNNNNNNNNNNNNNNNNNNNNNNNNNNNNNNNNNNNNNNNNNNNNNNNNNNNNNNNNNNNNNNNNNNNNNNNNNNNNNNNNNNNNNNNNNNNNNNNNNNNNNNNNNNNNNNNNNNNNNNNNNNNNNNNNNNNNNNNNNNNNNNNNNNNNNNNNNNNNNNNNNNNNNNNNNNNNNNNNNNNNNNNNNNNNNNNNNNNNNNNNNNNNNNNNNNNNNNNNNNNNNNNNNNNNNNNNNNNNNNNNNNNNNNNNNNNNNNNNNNNNNNNNNNNNNNNNNNNNNNNNNNNNNNNNNNNNNNNNNNNNNNNNNNNNNNNNNNNNNNNNNNNNNNNNNNNNNNNNNNNNNNNNNNNNNNNNNNNNNNNNNNNNNNNNNNNNNNNNNNNNNNNNNNNNNNNNNNNNNNNNNNNNNNNNNNNNNNNNNNNNNNNNNNNNNNNNNNNNNNNNNNNNNNNNNNNNNNNNNNNNNNNNNNNNNNNNNNNNNNNNNNNNNNNNNNNNNNNNNNNNNNNNNNNNNNNNNNNNNNNNNNNNNNNNNNNNNNNNNNNNNNNNNNNNNNNNNNNNNNNNNNNNNNNNNNNNNNNNNNNNNNNNNNNNNNNNNNNNNNNNNNNNNNNNNNNNNNNNNNNTCGAAAAGATAATCGATTCGAAAAGGAAAGAGTTACTGGAGCATGTACTAGTAGATGGACTAAGTGATTTACCAAAACCATGCAAAGAGATTCACCTGTCTTGTTGTAAAGTCTTCGAGATGTTTTTTAACAAGAAGAACCGTTATGATTCGGACACGGAGATGCTTCAAGATATCAAGAAGGCTCTCTACGATCCTGTGAATGTTTATGAACAATCAGAGATCGAGCCTTTGCCACTGTCACATGGTGATGACTTTATGATTCTTCCTTTGCTTTTGAACAGCATGCCAAATATTCTTGAATTAAAGAGGAAGGACGAATACGGAGCAATGAAGACATCTATGTGCTTGAGAAGAAGTTATCGTGTTCAAAAACGCTTTATGGTCTCACAGCTTGATGATCATCGTAAGCCTCTCAAGATTGTCGCCTCGCAGCGGAATCCGACACCAATGATCCAACCAATATTCTCACCATGCTTCTACTAATTAATCTCTtatcattatatattattatgtataGATTGGTAAATAATCTTTACTCTGTTACATGTTAAATAGTGTGTATTTGTATGTGTTTGTGCAAACTGTTAAGATAGATGTGAGTGTAAAAGATTTAAAACTATGTTGTTTTCAAATTGATTTATGATAGctatatggattttttttttaaaatgtaagaATCCCATATTCAAAGTGAAATGgatctatatatattagaaaattttaatttgttataagagatattttaatatataaaatggcATTGCAATGCCAGttagtttagattttaatattcaaaGTGAATTGGTGTATCTTCTCATTGCCAGTTAGTTTAGATTTGGAAGTGTATGACTCCTAAAATAGTATAAAATCTTGGATGATCCGGTGGACTATatccttattattattatcaatataATTTTCAGTATAATAGGTTTTCTCTATCGCGATGAAGGAGGATTAACTCCCTTGAGAAAGGCCGAGAAAAACGCAAGGGATTCGCTGGGTTTGAACGAAGGTACATCATGTCCTGCTCCTTTGAACGTTGCAAACGTCAGACCTTCATATTCTTGAAACCATCCACTTACCTAAcaatcataaaacaaaacatatctgATCACACTTCCATTACTATATGACGAGATATcaattaataacatttttgaatGCTATCATTTTCACCTGTTTCTCGTGATACCACGGCCTCCAAGTCGTCTTGATGGgtaattgtaatttatttatgcAGTACCTTGTCCCAAGTACGGGAACTCTACCGTCGGTATCTCCGCTGAGCCAACACCAaggagaagattaaaaaaaaaaaaaaacaatatcggagataaaatttagaatatacGGTTTGGTCCATGCATTcatcttttgtattttcttggtTAACTCTTGAATTTGAAAACGGGAAATTTTAGAAGCAAGTTTACCTGTAAACCCATATTCTTATTCCTCCAGCGATTAGTTTCTTATATATGGGCAAAACCGAGGGCTTTGAATCAGCCCAATTATCAAAGATATCATCGCTGTTTCATGGAAAACGCATGGAGATTATTTTGAGTGACTTATATAACGTGaaagtaattcaaataaaataaatgaatatgagAAGGTAGTGTACGTACTTGCAAATGCTCCAATTCTTAAGATGAACACCATCACTTGCATGAAGAGCTTTCTGAACATCTGCCCTGTTGAAGAATATTCTTGAGTAATCATCCAAACACGGGTCGTATCCACCCATCAGCCTTGGTATCTATTGAGAGTTTCAAGTAAGCTTTCTTCGTAACACACAGTATTGTGACATATATTCAAACGCAGATACAAGTCTTAATTAATTACCATTTTGGAGTTGGCGAGATTAGTCTAGAACCGGGTCGAATCAACGGAAGAATTAAGCGTAGAATTTTTAATGCATGTAGGAGTATAGAGACTGTACTGATCAATTTGGTGATATTGTTTTAGTATTTCGTCTACGCCTTCTTTGCATTCTTTAACATCCCAAGTAGTGTTACTACTGAAATTGCAAGTCCTGCTTATGACTCCATATGTCTCGTCTGATATCACCGCATGACTCTATGCGTAATCCACATATCCTTTCCAATCTTCAGCTTCCGATGTTTCAGGATTTCCAAGCTAACCAATGAGAGAagtaaaaataaggaaatatcatcaaaagttaaacacatatataattgaatattattaataagaatctcacatttttaccaaaactaaaaaaaaatgaatctcaCATTTGTAGTAAGATAACATGTCAATACATAGACGTGTTTCGAACATTTTATGTtgtgtttgtatgttttatgaGAATCAAAAGTATCAAAATACTGAACTCTTGagttatgatttattttattaataaactgaataatataaaatattacttcTTATGGTGTTATCAAAAACGTATTGAAATGTCAAATGTCCATAAACATCAGTGAAACTTGGTATCGATGTTTATGTATGTAGTGAAAGAAATAAACATACCAAAATGCCCTTAAGCTTAATGTGACGTGATGAGTTATCAATGTTCTTGTCATAAACGACCTCTGCAAGCTCGGGTATGTACTTTCCTGCATGCGTTTGTTTATATCAATCAAAATCATAGACGATAATACATACAATGTTTTTTGTACAGATTAGTCCAAACCTGCATAGCTCTCTCCTGCTATATAGAAATCGTTTTCTCTGTAAGCTGGGAATCTCTCTAACCACTTTTGGATAAAGGCGTATGCGTCTCTTGCTGTTGATCATGTTATACAAAGTAGTCAGTCGTCACGTTCGTAAAGTACATGCCATCAGGTAataatatatgactaatattgTATTTGAACACCcgaaaaattatgcaaaaattgaaaaatacagtgactttttttgttaacttgaaaattatatttcgTTTTGATGAAAAGTACCCCTCAACAccttataatgaaaaaaataaaaaaaataacacggATAACattgttatcatcatcatgaaaCGTACTTCTTCATTAGTCCAGAGCTAGAAATgtgataatcaaaataaacatgATAGTTGACTTCCGACTATATGTTAAATAAGTTTATTGTCTTATATCAACGTAAAAAATATAAGCCTGCATTTTGGTAAATATCCCAACcaacttaaaatataattcgACAACGTATTTAAGTCTTATTATTAAGGCGATAAAAACGACTCTATTGTGTTGCCAATGTATAattcaaccaaaataaaatataagccGACCAACAAAATCATATACTACTTTGAAGATATTtatcaattcaaaacaataaaaatctaATGGTGCTAAATAAatcgagaaaaataaaatgtgagTCGAGGAACATGAATTATAAGTTGACAGTGTAAATAAGTCGTTGGTTTTAAAATAGCAATCaattagaatttagaatatAAAACATGTGTTTCAAAACAggttaattttaattaaattttcatttgaCCAACACAGAATATAGGTCAACATTTCAAACAagtcaatttttattaataacatgAAGAAATTTATCTATTGACCGAAAATGTCaactaagaaataaataattcaacCGTTAGCAAAAATGTGTAAACATGAGTATAAGCTATGCTCTTTTAATGATCacaaatgtcataaaaattCGGATATCCATTCCATGGTCACACATAATCTAATATATAcacttaacaaaaaataagtagTACTGTACTTACCTGTAAAATCATCGCCAATTTTTTTGTAGTCAGTAGTTGTGTTTGAATACGAAAACCCAACACCAACGGGAGATTCTAGAAACAATATGTTGGCCTCTGCATCAGCAAATTTAAACACATCCATTAACCTTTATATCTAATTAAAATCCCTAACTGTAAAAGAACATGactataaacaaaaatcattctATTCACTGCCATTTGAGATGAAAAATCCATAAACTTTGGTATATATGTAGTACAAGTTATATCTATATTGttaatgtaaacaaaaaaaaaattgtgtataccATGATTCCATTGCGTAGGGATTAAATTTAAGACTGTTTCCTTTGTTATCCACAAGAAATGGACCAATTTCTTGTATTGCTCCGTATCCCACGGAAGAACATCCAGGGCCTTTGTTTAAAGAGTACCGatgtatatatatcagaaaaaaGCAATATAAGTCTCccactaaataaataaaaaacattatatgtGCAAATTAACATAATATGTTTCCTTAGAACTCAAATGTTGAATTTGATTACCTCCATTAAGCCGCAGTACTAAAGGCTTCTGGTTTGGGAGTCTCATAGCCTCgaaaaaccaataaaacataGCCCTGCCATTCTTTTTATCAACTGGGACATAACCGGCATAATGTTTGAAGCTCACACTAGATTGACCAGGCAAATCCGTAACGAGATCTCGCGTCGCTTCTTGGTTATCAGATGAAACAAACATGGAAAGAGTGCAAAGACATAGCGCACTCAAGAAACTGTAAATGTTCATTTTTTGATGAGTCATTAGGGAGTGAtcgattattaaaaaaaaaaaaaaaaaaaaaaNNNNNNNNNNNNNNNNNNNNNNNNNNNNNNNNNNNNNNNNNNNNNNNNNNNNNNNNNNNNNNNNNNNN from Camelina sativa cultivar DH55 chromosome 7, Cs, whole genome shotgun sequence includes the following:
- the LOC104705154 gene encoding (E,E)-geranyllinalool synthase-like; amino-acid sequence: MKSSYGSFSDDLHGLVSEIKKEIQLSNINLDPYSFVSPSAYDTAWLSMIEEDNNVGDDELKPMFQDCLDWIMCNQNSREGFWGNSGGYTQMADAEAEDGEDDMYILTSTLACVVALHKWNIGYFHLQKGAFMGYCVVGNRLHSSYSDKVIYLAARNFEFQQAKYRRELEELTMWVKKWGLSDIGFGREKTTYCYFATVTSLPYEYAIKLGKLTAKSAILITVADDFFDEEGSFKDLEALTKAVLRWEGNELKGYGKIIFKALDDIVSETADTCRKHHGTDIIVHLRNIWGETFESWLREAEWSKKGHTPPMEEYIRNGMISIAAHTVALSISYIVDPCFSQDKLKPGNYDNMTTLLMIIPRLLNDLQSYQKEREQGKINSVLLHLKNHPDLEIEDSIAHIEKIIDSKRKELLEHVLVDGLSDLPKPCKEIHLSCCKVFEMFFNKKNIIDSKRKELLEHVLVDGLSDLPKPCKEIHLSCCKVFEMFFNKKNRYDSDTEMLQDIKKALYDPVNVYEQSEIEPLPLSHGDDFMILPLLLNSMPNILELKRKDEYGAMKTSMCLRRSYRVQKRFMVSQLDDHRKPLKIVASQRNPTPMIQPIFSPCFY